One stretch of Chryseobacterium fluminis DNA includes these proteins:
- a CDS encoding helix-turn-helix domain-containing protein — translation MEQKIHQGRNVKRFREMLGIKQEALAFDLGEEWNQKKISLLEQKDVIEDDLLKAISKALKIPLEAFQNFNEEQAINIISNTFHDFKDNSVASAMNYHCTFNPIDKVVELYDEKIALYERMLKEKDEMMERLEKLISK, via the coding sequence ATGGAACAGAAAATACATCAGGGAAGAAATGTGAAACGCTTTAGAGAAATGCTTGGAATCAAGCAGGAGGCTTTAGCTTTTGACTTAGGCGAGGAATGGAATCAAAAAAAAATTTCTCTGTTGGAACAAAAAGATGTAATTGAAGATGATCTTTTGAAAGCAATTTCAAAAGCGCTTAAAATTCCTTTAGAGGCTTTTCAGAATTTTAATGAGGAGCAAGCTATCAACATAATATCAAATACATTCCACGACTTTAAAGATAACTCAGTTGCTTCTGCAATGAATTATCATTGTACATTTAATCCAATAGATAAAGTTGTTGAATTATATGATGAGAAAATTGCTTTGTACGAAAGAATGCTGAAAGAGAAAGATGAAATGATGGAGAGGCTGGAGAAGCTAATCAGCAAATAA
- a CDS encoding polymorphic toxin type 44 domain-containing protein: protein MLKQQGAFDSKNKSNWSNFYTESKGGGKFDYSYSVLPLEFFSKGVSSNPLSKPSSVLFIPGSDNTAQNHMNFGNFLWATSGYTLGFSYSTLQIAAHANSLINSKSNGYKPQWDSADDQKSIIKGANYSERNNLRALIRK from the coding sequence ATGTTAAAACAGCAAGGGGCGTTTGATTCTAAGAATAAAAGTAATTGGTCAAATTTTTATACAGAAAGCAAAGGTGGAGGTAAATTTGATTACTCATATTCTGTTTTACCCTTAGAATTTTTTTCCAAGGGAGTTAGTTCTAATCCTTTGAGTAAGCCCTCTTCAGTATTATTTATTCCTGGAAGTGATAACACAGCTCAAAATCATATGAATTTTGGAAATTTTTTATGGGCAACTTCTGGTTATACATTAGGATTTAGTTATTCAACACTACAAATAGCTGCTCATGCAAATAGTTTAATAAATTCAAAAAGTAATGGTTATAAGCCTCAATGGGATTCTGCTGATGATCAGAAATCAATTATTAAAGGTGCCAACTATTCTGAAAGAAATAATTTGAGGGCACTAATAAGAAAATAA
- a CDS encoding IS5 family transposase — protein MPLNKKKSYPLYQVLSKDTIELEIAPYIPIGKRGFKSKAPICEIINCILYKLKTGIQWYLLPVLQLFSKEVLHYKTVFGYYRQWCKAGIWRACWSGILQNNKSMIDLSSADVDGSHTPALRGGEAVGYQGRKKRKTTNALYLSDRNGLPLAMSIPVCGNHNDLFNIEKHFTEMTNFLQESGISLDGLFVNFDAGFDAENLRLRASELGIIANIAHNKRNSNTDNDHYFDHQLYKERYAIERTNAWLDSFRSVLNRFDTTITSWIGFNYLAFIVIACKKMMKKSR, from the coding sequence GTGCCGCTAAACAAAAAAAAATCCTATCCCTTGTACCAAGTACTAAGCAAAGATACAATAGAATTAGAAATTGCACCTTATATTCCAATTGGAAAAAGAGGTTTCAAATCAAAAGCACCTATTTGTGAGATTATTAACTGTATTTTATATAAACTTAAAACAGGCATTCAATGGTATCTTTTACCTGTTTTACAATTGTTCAGTAAAGAAGTTCTACATTATAAGACAGTTTTCGGCTACTACCGTCAATGGTGTAAAGCCGGAATATGGAGAGCCTGCTGGAGTGGTATTTTACAAAACAATAAATCAATGATCGATTTGTCCAGCGCAGATGTAGACGGCAGCCACACTCCGGCGTTAAGGGGAGGTGAAGCCGTTGGATATCAGGGTAGGAAAAAGCGTAAAACAACTAATGCCCTTTATTTGTCGGATCGAAATGGCTTGCCACTGGCCATGTCGATCCCTGTGTGTGGAAATCATAACGATTTGTTTAATATTGAAAAACATTTTACAGAAATGACCAATTTTTTACAGGAGTCGGGTATCTCATTGGATGGTCTTTTTGTGAATTTTGATGCCGGATTTGATGCGGAGAATCTACGTTTAAGAGCGTCAGAATTGGGGATAATAGCCAATATTGCTCATAATAAAAGAAACTCTAATACAGATAATGACCATTATTTTGATCATCAACTATACAAAGAGCGATACGCCATAGAAAGAACAAATGCCTGGCTGGATAGTTTCAGATCGGTGCTCAACAGGTTTGATACCACCATTACCAGCTGGATAGGATTTAATTATTTAGCTTTTATTGTTATTGCCTGTAAAAAGATGATGAAAAAGTCGAGATGA
- a CDS encoding DUF6843 domain-containing protein, whose product MRTVFLTPLLILGLISCLGRRPEPEIYLIQNNYRGKVNVIFSQLKGQEIIYEGDKRVYKIPENGILLTKAKPEYGFVKHEYYFVDSLGNRTPINILFDNHQNQKEIGIYRDGTVGAYGNSNDKQSLKFQEFYVADQESLDKYFSIQYNNDFFKAVKQVTGIDF is encoded by the coding sequence ATGCGAACAGTATTTTTAACACCTTTATTGATATTAGGATTAATTTCTTGTTTAGGGCGCAGACCAGAGCCTGAAATATATCTAATACAAAATAACTATAGAGGAAAGGTTAATGTAATTTTTAGTCAGTTGAAAGGACAAGAAATTATTTACGAAGGAGATAAAAGGGTATATAAAATCCCTGAAAATGGAATACTCTTAACGAAAGCAAAACCTGAATATGGCTTTGTAAAACATGAATATTATTTTGTAGATTCCTTAGGAAATAGGACTCCAATTAATATATTATTTGATAACCACCAGAACCAGAAAGAAATAGGAATATATAGAGATGGTACTGTTGGTGCATATGGAAATAGCAATGATAAGCAAAGCTTAAAATTTCAGGAATTTTATGTAGCTGATCAGGAATCTTTAGATAAATATTTTTCAATTCAATATAATAATGATTTTTTTAAAGCAGTTAAACAGGTTACAGGGATAGATTTTTAA
- a CDS encoding helix-turn-helix domain-containing protein: protein MKIDIITKEDLQIFKTELLEEIKNLLQVKNSEKKLWLRSTEVKELLKISTGTLQNLRVNGTLSYTRIGGTLYYNYKDIEQLLNNKPS from the coding sequence ATGAAAATAGATATCATTACAAAAGAAGATTTACAAATATTCAAGACAGAATTACTGGAAGAAATTAAGAACCTGCTTCAAGTCAAAAATTCAGAAAAGAAATTGTGGCTAAGATCAACGGAGGTCAAAGAACTTCTAAAAATTTCCACTGGAACATTACAGAACCTTCGTGTTAATGGAACTTTGTCTTACACCCGCATTGGAGGAACTTTATATTACAATTACAAAGATATCGAGCAGTTATTAAATAATAAGCCTTCATAA
- a CDS encoding IS3 family transposase (programmed frameshift) translates to MATPKKKPTEKFVKDIRQNTRRIFTAEQKILIVMEGLRAETSVAELCRNHNIAQSQFYAWNKEFMEAGKKRLNGDVAREATSDEVSDLKKENARLKEIVADLVVRYDIVKKSRQAGLIDKYRKYMRLSAAEKYEIIQTVTTSELGVKRTLESFGIARSSFYKWYQSYLENGYDGLETTKRTNHRQWNSIPERQKDLVVEIALEHTELSARELAYKITDEQSVFISESSVYRILKQRDLIPAPNHFLLSAANEFKDKTEFVHQMWQTDFTYFKIIGWGWYYLSTILDDYSRYIIHWELCDSMKAEDVKRTVDTAIKKAKLKTKAKPKLLSDNGSCYVSNELKSYLKDDLRMKQVHGKPMHPQTQGKIERYHRTMKNVVKLNHFYHPEELIQALEKFVENYNNKRYHESINNLTPADVYFGRSEQILEKRKQTKAESIRKRRQIYNQQKLVSL, encoded by the exons ATGGCAACACCGAAAAAGAAACCGACCGAGAAATTCGTAAAAGATATTCGGCAGAACACCCGCAGAATATTCACTGCAGAGCAAAAGATTTTAATCGTGATGGAAGGTCTTCGAGCGGAGACTTCCGTAGCCGAACTTTGCAGGAACCATAATATTGCACAGTCGCAGTTTTATGCCTGGAACAAGGAGTTTATGGAAGCAGGAAAGAAGCGCTTAAATGGAGATGTCGCTCGCGAGGCTACGAGTGATGAAGTATCAGATCTGAAGAAGGAAAATGCACGTTTGAAAGAGATCGTAGCTGATCTGGTCGTTCGCTATGACATTGTAAAAAAAAGT AGACAGGCTGGATTAATCGATAAATACAGGAAATATATGAGATTATCGGCAGCTGAGAAATACGAGATCATTCAAACGGTAACCACAAGTGAACTCGGCGTGAAACGAACCTTGGAAAGTTTTGGAATTGCTAGAAGCAGCTTTTACAAATGGTATCAAAGCTACTTGGAAAACGGCTATGATGGCTTGGAAACTACGAAAAGAACAAACCATAGGCAATGGAACAGCATTCCTGAAAGACAGAAAGATCTGGTAGTAGAGATCGCTTTGGAACACACCGAATTATCTGCAAGGGAACTGGCCTACAAAATTACCGATGAGCAAAGTGTTTTTATTTCAGAATCTAGTGTTTACCGGATTTTGAAGCAAAGAGACTTAATCCCGGCACCGAATCATTTTCTTCTTTCGGCAGCAAATGAGTTCAAAGACAAAACGGAATTTGTGCATCAAATGTGGCAGACAGATTTTACTTATTTCAAGATCATAGGCTGGGGATGGTACTATCTGAGCACGATCTTGGACGATTACAGCCGCTACATCATTCACTGGGAGCTATGCGACTCAATGAAAGCCGAAGATGTGAAACGAACGGTGGACACAGCCATTAAAAAAGCAAAATTAAAGACCAAAGCCAAACCGAAACTGCTCTCGGACAACGGTTCCTGCTACGTCTCCAATGAGTTGAAAAGCTATCTGAAAGACGATTTAAGGATGAAACAGGTTCACGGAAAACCAATGCATCCGCAGACCCAGGGCAAGATTGAACGTTATCACAGAACGATGAAAAATGTAGTGAAACTAAATCATTTTTATCATCCCGAGGAACTCATCCAGGCACTGGAGAAGTTTGTAGAAAACTACAATAACAAGCGCTATCACGAGTCGATAAATAACCTCACTCCAGCAGATGTGTACTTCGGAAGATCAGAACAGATTTTGGAAAAAAGAAAGCAAACAAAAGCGGAATCCATCCGAAAAAGAAGACAAATATATAACCAACAAAAATTAGTAAGTTTATAA
- a CDS encoding DEAD/DEAH box helicase: protein MINQKNRESIIKLLDDSESDVNVEDLFLYELSPYYNEKKNDSFFSKQLEFIQISNLLNHNDSNISFTPEQVKIYNQIIENERVLISAPTSFGKTMLVKEFIFNEQPSVIVFLVPTNSLADELIEDFNSLFKPLGYTIYDTIKEQSIIGDKSIFIGTQEKYYQIFQYFNLRINLFVIDEAYKLSDKINSSREVLLNRTFIDTLNVADKVVLLLPLVNEINGLDNLNFKTLTSDYAPVAKNFIPLKSFSKILLEDIKNSTESNLIYFNSPSDVETFFLDKIDFSLNEDSKISEGWIDRVESDFHPEWAPIKAIKNGIGIHYGPMPKFIQKKVIDLFNSSELKTLLATSSVIEGVNTTTKNIYITTATKILGDKNLIKFKNLIGRAGRLGKHKVGNVFYQEMHQKHFDEANKPYEDISLNFIIQNENEIIEINREEEYNSSKINDVVENKTGDEFKIKTQGL from the coding sequence ATGATAAATCAAAAAAATAGAGAATCTATAATCAAACTTTTAGATGATTCTGAAAGCGACGTAAATGTTGAAGATCTTTTCCTTTATGAATTGTCTCCATACTATAATGAGAAAAAAAATGATTCTTTTTTTTCTAAGCAATTGGAATTCATACAAATTAGTAATTTATTGAATCATAATGATAGTAATATTTCTTTTACTCCAGAGCAGGTAAAAATTTACAATCAAATTATTGAAAATGAAAGAGTGTTAATTTCTGCACCAACAAGCTTTGGTAAAACGATGTTGGTGAAAGAATTTATTTTTAATGAACAGCCTAGTGTGATAGTCTTTTTAGTACCTACAAATTCTTTGGCAGATGAGTTGATAGAAGATTTTAATTCTTTATTTAAACCTTTAGGATATACCATTTATGATACAATAAAAGAACAGAGTATTATTGGTGATAAAAGTATTTTTATTGGAACTCAAGAGAAATACTATCAAATTTTTCAATATTTTAATTTAAGGATAAACTTATTTGTGATAGATGAAGCTTATAAGTTAAGTGATAAAATTAACAGTAGTAGAGAAGTATTATTAAACAGAACTTTTATCGATACGCTGAATGTGGCTGATAAAGTTGTTTTATTATTACCGCTAGTTAATGAAATTAATGGATTAGATAATTTGAATTTTAAAACTTTAACTTCTGATTATGCTCCTGTAGCTAAGAATTTCATTCCACTTAAATCTTTTAGCAAGATTTTACTAGAAGATATCAAAAATAGCACTGAAAGTAATCTGATATATTTTAATTCTCCATCAGATGTAGAAACTTTTTTTTTGGACAAAATAGATTTTTCTTTAAATGAAGATAGCAAAATCTCTGAAGGTTGGATTGATCGTGTGGAATCTGATTTTCATCCAGAATGGGCTCCTATAAAGGCAATTAAAAACGGTATAGGAATACATTATGGACCTATGCCAAAATTCATACAAAAAAAAGTAATTGATCTCTTTAATTCTTCAGAACTAAAAACATTGCTTGCTACATCTTCTGTAATCGAAGGAGTTAATACAACAACAAAAAACATATACATTACGACAGCAACAAAAATTTTAGGAGATAAAAACCTAATTAAATTTAAAAATCTTATTGGAAGAGCTGGACGTTTGGGAAAGCATAAAGTTGGAAATGTATTTTATCAAGAAATGCATCAAAAACATTTTGATGAGGCAAACAAACCATATGAAGATATTAGTTTAAATTTTATCATTCAAAATGAGAACGAAATTATAGAAATCAATAGAGAAGAAGAATATAATTCTAGCAAAATTAATGATGTTGTAGAAAATAAGACTGGAGACGAGTTTAAAATTAAAACTCAAGGCTTGTAA